A region of Catenibacterium mitsuokai DNA encodes the following proteins:
- the mutL gene encoding DNA mismatch repair endonuclease MutL, which translates to MGHIRQLSENLANKIAAGEVVERPASVIKELTENSIDAKAKRITILVEQGGTSSMSVIDDGIGMNRTDALLCFSRHATSKIVDENDLFNITTLGFRGEAIPSIASISVFTLETSDGEENTKVEYEFGKRKSVDSVAMNRGTKITVERIFQNVPARLKYMKSINAEFAAIYSYVERLALAHPEISFTLVHDHKTIFKTNGRNNLLEVISEIYGLPVAKNMIHVDFGNEEFHVSGYISKIDTSRSSKNHIVTLVNHRYVKNMKTINTINEVYRRYLADKRFPIAILEIDVDPYLVDVNVHPAKLEVRFSKETELKELLLKGLEEALSKKNLTYKPSTRETEKASFKPSLAQMTIPLDEVFEEVKEEPVLETVETVHEDIPVYEPEKVEVKAQPKEEPLKPIKEKIKVIGQTRGTYILGENERGFYIIDQHAAQERINYEYFLNKFSHPDLSIQPMIVPLTFEYPESECLVIDEHKELLEEVGIHLESFGRHSYIVRGLPLWMKNIDEKIFIDEMIQEVLNNQSVDIVAMQEHAIATLACKASVKGNTYLTTQDMQTIVDNLMRCDNPYVCPHGRPTIIFYSDYEIEKLFKRVVV; encoded by the coding sequence ATGGGACATATTAGACAATTAAGTGAAAATCTAGCCAATAAGATTGCGGCAGGAGAAGTTGTTGAACGTCCTGCTAGTGTTATTAAAGAACTTACAGAAAATAGTATAGATGCCAAGGCAAAACGTATCACGATTCTTGTTGAACAGGGTGGTACAAGCAGTATGTCTGTTATCGATGATGGGATAGGAATGAATCGTACAGATGCACTTCTTTGTTTTAGTCGTCATGCGACAAGTAAGATTGTAGATGAGAATGATTTATTCAATATCACAACATTAGGCTTTAGAGGAGAAGCCATTCCTTCTATTGCTTCTATTAGTGTTTTCACACTTGAAACAAGTGACGGAGAAGAAAATACAAAAGTAGAATATGAATTTGGAAAAAGAAAATCAGTAGACAGCGTGGCAATGAATCGTGGTACAAAGATTACGGTTGAACGTATTTTCCAAAATGTGCCTGCGAGACTTAAATATATGAAGTCTATTAATGCTGAATTTGCAGCTATTTATTCTTATGTAGAACGTCTTGCTTTAGCACATCCTGAAATTTCTTTTACGCTTGTACATGACCATAAAACAATATTCAAGACCAATGGTAGAAATAATTTACTAGAAGTAATTAGCGAAATTTATGGTCTTCCTGTCGCAAAGAATATGATTCATGTTGATTTTGGAAATGAGGAATTCCATGTTTCAGGTTATATATCTAAGATTGATACATCGCGCTCTTCAAAAAATCATATTGTAACTCTTGTAAATCATCGTTATGTTAAAAATATGAAAACAATCAATACAATCAATGAGGTATATCGTCGCTACCTTGCGGATAAAAGATTTCCTATTGCGATTTTAGAGATTGATGTAGACCCTTATTTAGTTGATGTGAATGTTCATCCTGCTAAACTTGAAGTACGTTTTTCTAAAGAAACAGAACTTAAGGAATTACTTCTTAAAGGTTTAGAGGAGGCTTTATCTAAAAAGAATCTTACGTATAAACCTTCTACAAGAGAAACGGAAAAAGCATCTTTTAAGCCAAGTCTTGCTCAGATGACTATTCCTCTTGATGAAGTATTTGAAGAAGTCAAAGAAGAACCTGTTCTTGAAACAGTTGAAACAGTTCATGAAGACATACCTGTTTATGAACCTGAAAAGGTCGAAGTTAAAGCACAGCCAAAAGAAGAACCACTTAAACCTATTAAAGAAAAAATAAAGGTTATTGGACAAACAAGAGGCACTTATATTCTAGGAGAAAACGAACGTGGCTTTTATATCATTGATCAGCATGCTGCTCAGGAACGTATTAATTATGAATATTTCTTGAATAAGTTTTCTCATCCTGATTTATCTATACAGCCAATGATTGTTCCGCTTACTTTTGAATATCCAGAAAGTGAATGTTTAGTCATTGATGAGCATAAGGAACTGCTAGAAGAGGTAGGTATTCATCTTGAATCATTTGGCCGTCATTCTTATATCGTGCGTGGCCTGCCTTTGTGGATGAAAAATATTGATGAGAAGATTTTTATTGATGAAATGATCCAAGAGGTATTAAACAATCAGAGCGTGGATATTGTGGCAATGCAGGAGCATGCAATTGCGACACTTGCATGTAAAGCAAGTGTTAAAGGGAATACATATCTTACAACACAGGATATGCAGACTATTGTTGATAATTTGATGCGTTGTGATAATCCTTATGTTTGTCCTCACGGTAGACCAACAATTATATTCTATAGTGATTATGAAATAGAAAAGTTATTTAAGAGGGTTGTAGTATGA
- the mutS gene encoding DNA mismatch repair protein MutS — translation MRELGVGIILKKEKYSPMMEKYLELKKDYQDAIVMYRIGDFYEMFFDDAAVASKALNLALTGKNAGVKERVPMCGVPFHAATGYVEELVKQGHKVVIVEQLSDPKAKGLVERGVVQIVTPGTLMDFKLNEKVNNFIGALGVFDFSYTLAYADLSTGEFYCLNLEKKEHLLRNKIESLGIKEIVVEDDSISIDGVMMSSFKDETIKDNYKKIFENINDLKQIKICANLLNYLLDTQKRELEYIQTIVEVKQEDYVYMESATKKALELTKNANNEKYGTLLWLLDHTHSAMGGRLLKQWIDQPLISKEKIEERLDLVEVFMDNFLERETIIDMINDIYDIEKLASRVAFGNVNARDLKWICSSLKVIPELKYQLLSLDHPQLNNLAMQLVDLSPIIQTIDEAIVDDPPLVIKEGNIIKDGYNKELDELRDIRKNGKKWLMAFEEKEKERTGIKGLKVGYNRVFGYYIEVTKSYLPLVKDEFNYTRKQSLSNAERFITPELKDMENKILSAQDRIVALEYEIFTQVRQYIKGFVHEIQDVAKVVAKVDVFTSFALVSGRNDYVRPVFNDEHIIHIEAGRHPVVEEVISKENYVKNDVSLGEDAKIMLITGPNMGGKSTYMRQMALTMIMAQIGCFVPARSAVLPVFDAIFTRIGASDDLIGGQSTFMVEMLEANNALKYASENSLIIFDEIGRGTATFDGMALAQGILEYIANHNHSLTFFSTHYHELTRMEGASIKNVHAGADISNDSIRFLYHIEDGPSGQSYGINVAKLAKLPEQVIVRADAILKSLENNNIEEKLQNIEVQSVVKTSAVEETLKGIDPMSLSPLDALSTLIELKKML, via the coding sequence ATGAGAGAGTTAGGAGTGGGTATCATTTTGAAAAAAGAAAAATACTCTCCCATGATGGAGAAATATTTAGAATTAAAAAAAGATTATCAGGATGCAATTGTAATGTATCGTATAGGAGATTTCTATGAAATGTTCTTTGATGATGCAGCAGTCGCTTCTAAAGCATTAAATCTTGCTTTAACAGGAAAAAATGCAGGTGTAAAAGAACGTGTTCCAATGTGTGGAGTTCCTTTTCATGCTGCAACAGGTTATGTAGAAGAATTGGTCAAACAAGGTCATAAGGTTGTTATTGTTGAACAGCTTTCAGATCCAAAAGCAAAGGGTCTTGTAGAAAGAGGTGTTGTTCAGATTGTTACACCTGGTACTTTGATGGACTTTAAGTTAAATGAGAAGGTTAATAACTTTATTGGTGCGTTAGGCGTTTTTGATTTTTCTTATACATTGGCTTATGCTGATTTATCAACAGGTGAATTCTATTGTTTAAATCTAGAGAAAAAGGAACATCTTTTACGTAATAAGATTGAATCGTTAGGTATTAAAGAAATAGTTGTGGAAGATGATTCTATTTCTATTGATGGCGTGATGATGTCTTCTTTTAAAGATGAAACAATAAAAGATAACTATAAGAAAATATTTGAGAATATTAATGATTTAAAACAAATCAAGATCTGTGCAAACCTATTGAATTATCTTCTTGATACACAAAAAAGAGAACTGGAATATATTCAGACGATTGTAGAAGTGAAACAGGAAGATTATGTTTATATGGAAAGTGCCACTAAAAAAGCACTAGAACTCACTAAGAATGCGAATAATGAAAAATATGGCACATTATTATGGTTATTAGATCATACACATAGTGCAATGGGTGGTCGTTTATTGAAACAATGGATTGATCAGCCTCTTATTTCTAAAGAGAAGATTGAAGAAAGACTCGATCTTGTTGAAGTGTTTATGGATAACTTCTTAGAAAGAGAAACGATCATTGATATGATCAATGATATTTATGATATTGAGAAGCTGGCTTCTCGAGTGGCTTTTGGAAATGTGAATGCGAGAGATTTAAAGTGGATTTGTTCTTCGTTGAAGGTGATTCCAGAATTAAAGTATCAGTTATTAAGTCTTGATCATCCACAATTAAATAATCTTGCTATGCAGTTGGTTGATTTATCACCTATTATCCAGACAATTGATGAAGCGATTGTCGATGATCCACCTCTAGTAATCAAAGAGGGAAATATCATCAAGGATGGCTACAATAAAGAGTTGGATGAATTGCGTGATATTCGTAAGAATGGTAAAAAATGGCTGATGGCCTTTGAGGAAAAAGAAAAAGAACGTACAGGAATCAAAGGTTTAAAGGTGGGTTATAACCGTGTATTTGGTTATTATATCGAAGTGACTAAAAGCTATTTACCTTTGGTTAAGGATGAATTCAACTATACAAGAAAACAGAGCTTATCAAATGCAGAAAGATTTATCACGCCTGAACTAAAGGATATGGAGAATAAGATTCTATCTGCGCAGGATCGTATTGTTGCTTTAGAATATGAAATATTCACACAGGTAAGACAATATATTAAAGGTTTTGTTCATGAGATACAGGATGTTGCCAAGGTTGTTGCTAAGGTGGATGTTTTCACATCTTTTGCACTTGTATCAGGTCGTAATGATTATGTACGTCCGGTTTTCAATGATGAGCATATTATCCATATTGAAGCAGGAAGACATCCTGTTGTGGAGGAAGTTATTTCAAAAGAGAATTATGTTAAGAATGATGTGTCTTTAGGTGAAGATGCAAAAATCATGTTGATTACTGGTCCGAATATGGGTGGTAAATCTACCTATATGCGTCAGATGGCTTTGACGATGATCATGGCACAGATTGGATGTTTTGTGCCGGCAAGAAGTGCCGTTCTTCCTGTTTTTGATGCAATATTTACACGTATTGGAGCAAGTGATGATCTGATTGGCGGTCAGTCTACTTTCATGGTAGAAATGTTAGAAGCAAATAATGCATTGAAATATGCAAGTGAGAACTCTTTAATCATCTTTGATGAAATTGGTAGAGGAACAGCGACATTTGATGGAATGGCACTCGCTCAAGGTATTTTAGAATATATAGCCAATCATAATCATTCGTTGACTTTCTTTTCGACGCATTATCATGAATTAACACGTATGGAAGGTGCTTCTATTAAGAATGTTCATGCAGGCGCTGATATCTCAAATGATTCTATTCGTTTCTTATATCATATTGAAGATGGACCTTCAGGTCAGTCCTATGGTATAAATGTTGCGAAACTGGCAAAATTACCTGAACAGGTTATTGTACGTGCTGATGCGATTTTAAAATCGTTAGAAAACAACAATATTGAAGAAAAGCTTCAAAATATAGAAGTGCAGTCTGTTGTTAAAACAAGTGCCGTAGAAGAAACACTTAAAGGTATTGATCCGATGAGTTTATCACCACTTGATGCTTTAAGTACATTAATTGAATTAAAGAAGATGTTGTAG
- a CDS encoding M20/M25/M40 family metallo-hydrolase produces MVINKERLVQTFCEMVSIDSESYHEKKMKDYLMKVFKECHMECIEMPIEGFEAGNIYAVLKGDVHKEPIMFSGYMDTVSPGNRKHAIVHEDGRITSDGTTVLGADDVSALASYIEAIRTIQEQNISHGDIELAISVAEEPYDAGSAYYDFGRIQSRIGYTFDLAGEVGLAAIEAPSIVSFKIVVKGKSAHAGFNPEDGIHALKIASSAIIRIPNGRVNDETTVNFGTIQGGEGRNIVPREVIITGEIRSFDHQDALDWSCYIKKIFEEEAAKEHGDIEFGDYVHIEAYKIEEDEEVVERFKRACNKLGLAPRLISTHGGSDNNRFVKEGIRGIVVACAMNDCHSVSEYTTIDELEKSAQLALLLMID; encoded by the coding sequence ATGGTAATTAATAAAGAAAGACTTGTTCAGACATTTTGTGAAATGGTTTCTATTGATAGTGAATCCTATCATGAAAAGAAGATGAAAGACTATTTGATGAAGGTTTTTAAAGAATGTCATATGGAGTGTATAGAAATGCCTATAGAAGGCTTTGAAGCAGGGAATATTTATGCGGTATTGAAAGGTGATGTTCATAAAGAACCTATTATGTTTTCAGGATATATGGATACTGTATCACCAGGTAATAGGAAGCATGCTATTGTTCATGAAGATGGACGTATTACAAGTGATGGAACAACAGTTTTAGGTGCTGATGATGTCTCTGCACTTGCTTCTTATATTGAAGCCATTCGTACAATCCAAGAACAGAATATTTCTCATGGTGATATAGAACTTGCTATCAGCGTAGCTGAAGAACCTTATGATGCAGGAAGCGCTTATTATGATTTTGGTCGTATTCAATCACGTATTGGTTATACATTTGATTTAGCCGGTGAAGTAGGCTTAGCAGCAATAGAGGCTCCTTCTATTGTTTCTTTTAAGATTGTTGTTAAGGGTAAAAGTGCCCATGCAGGTTTTAATCCTGAAGATGGTATTCATGCCTTAAAGATTGCCTCAAGTGCCATCATCCGTATTCCTAATGGCCGTGTCAATGATGAGACAACAGTCAATTTTGGTACTATTCAGGGTGGAGAAGGACGTAATATTGTCCCTAGAGAAGTTATTATTACCGGAGAAATAAGAAGTTTTGATCACCAAGATGCGCTTGACTGGAGCTGCTATATAAAGAAAATCTTCGAAGAAGAAGCAGCAAAAGAACATGGAGATATAGAATTCGGTGATTATGTGCATATAGAGGCCTATAAAATTGAAGAGGATGAAGAGGTTGTCGAACGCTTTAAACGTGCCTGTAATAAGCTTGGATTAGCACCCCGCCTTATTTCTACACATGGTGGTTCTGATAATAATAGATTTGTGAAAGAAGGAATCAGAGGTATTGTAGTTGCATGTGCCATGAATGATTGTCATAGTGTGAGTGAATATACAACAATAGATGAATTAGAAAAGAGTGCTCAATTAGCATTACTTCTTATGATTGATTAA
- a CDS encoding IMP dehydrogenase, with amino-acid sequence MAHIFNEPSHTFNEYLLIPGYSSEECQPQNVSLKTPLVKFKKGEEPALSLNIPLVSAVMQAVSDDGMAVALAREGGCSFIYGSQTIESQAAMVRRVKNYKAGFVPSDSNLSANDTLADVLALKEKTGHSTMAVTEDGTANGRLIGLVTGRDYRVSRMDENEKVVDFMTPFDKLVCGHKDITLKEANDIIWENKLNALPIIDDDNRLLYFVFRKDYESRKSNPNELLDESKRYVVGAGINTRDFAERVPALIEAGVDVLCIDSSEGYSAWQANTIAWIREHYGDTVKVGAGNVVDGEGFRFLAEAGADFIKIGIGGGSICITREQKGIGRGQATATIEVAEARDAYFKETGIYIPICSDGGIVHDYHMTLALAMGSDFIMLGRYFSRFDESPTNKVNINGQYMKEYWGEGSARARNWQRYDLGGDKKLSFEEGVDSYVPYAGSLKDNVSLSLSKMKHTMCNCGALTIAELQEKAKIQLVSATSIVEGGAHDVLLKDSSNSGNR; translated from the coding sequence ATGGCACATATTTTTAATGAACCCTCACACACTTTTAATGAATATTTATTGATTCCTGGTTATTCTAGTGAAGAATGCCAGCCACAGAATGTTAGTTTAAAGACACCTTTAGTTAAATTCAAGAAAGGTGAAGAACCAGCACTTTCATTAAATATCCCTCTTGTATCTGCAGTTATGCAGGCTGTATCTGATGATGGTATGGCAGTTGCTTTAGCAAGAGAAGGTGGATGTTCATTTATCTATGGTTCACAGACAATTGAATCACAGGCAGCAATGGTAAGACGTGTTAAAAACTATAAGGCAGGTTTCGTACCAAGTGATTCTAACTTAAGCGCTAATGATACTTTAGCAGATGTTCTTGCACTTAAAGAAAAGACTGGTCATTCAACTATGGCTGTTACTGAAGATGGTACAGCAAATGGTCGTTTGATTGGTTTAGTGACTGGTAGAGATTACCGTGTCAGCCGTATGGATGAAAATGAAAAAGTTGTTGATTTCATGACACCTTTTGATAAGTTAGTATGCGGACATAAAGATATTACTTTAAAAGAAGCAAATGATATTATCTGGGAAAACAAATTAAATGCTTTACCAATTATTGATGATGATAACAGACTTCTTTATTTCGTATTCAGAAAGGATTATGAATCAAGAAAATCAAATCCTAATGAATTATTAGATGAATCTAAGCGTTATGTTGTTGGTGCTGGTATCAATACAAGAGACTTTGCAGAAAGAGTTCCTGCATTAATTGAAGCAGGTGTAGATGTATTATGTATCGACTCTTCAGAAGGTTATTCAGCTTGGCAGGCTAACACTATCGCATGGATCAGAGAACACTATGGCGATACTGTTAAAGTTGGTGCTGGTAACGTTGTAGATGGTGAAGGATTCAGATTCCTAGCAGAAGCTGGTGCTGACTTCATCAAGATCGGTATCGGTGGCGGATCTATCTGTATCACTCGTGAACAGAAAGGTATCGGTAGAGGTCAGGCAACTGCAACTATCGAAGTAGCTGAAGCAAGAGATGCATATTTCAAAGAAACTGGTATTTATATCCCAATCTGTTCAGATGGTGGTATCGTTCATGATTACCATATGACACTTGCACTTGCAATGGGTTCTGATTTCATTATGTTAGGTCGTTACTTCTCTCGTTTTGATGAATCACCAACTAACAAGGTAAACATCAACGGTCAGTATATGAAAGAATACTGGGGTGAAGGTTCTGCACGTGCTAGAAACTGGCAGAGATATGACTTAGGTGGAGATAAGAAGCTTTCATTTGAAGAAGGTGTAGATTCTTATGTGCCATATGCTGGTAGCTTAAAAGATAATGTTAGTTTATCATTAAGCAAGATGAAGCATACAATGTGTAACTGTGGTGCACTTACAATTGCTGAATTACAGGAAAAAGCGAAGATCCAGCTTGTGTCTGCAACTTCAATCGTTGAAGGTGGCGCACATGACGTCTTATTAAAAGACTCTTCAAATTCAGGTAACAGATAA
- a CDS encoding YlbF family regulator, with amino-acid sequence MKAATKTKAETLNKLILSDPLIQEFKKYEEALKQHPELLALEDEIKEDSQIILKKKALGELTEEEMKAYSKKKEYFENHPLIVNYLNLKSEVNDYLIQVETIINEELLKAID; translated from the coding sequence TTGAAAGCAGCAACTAAGACTAAGGCAGAAACTTTAAATAAGTTGATTCTAAGTGATCCGCTTATTCAGGAGTTTAAGAAGTATGAAGAGGCCTTAAAGCAGCACCCTGAATTGTTGGCTTTAGAAGATGAAATCAAAGAGGATAGCCAGATCATTCTAAAAAAGAAGGCACTTGGTGAGCTGACTGAAGAAGAGATGAAGGCTTATTCAAAGAAGAAAGAATACTTTGAAAATCATCCTCTCATTGTGAATTATTTGAATCTAAAAAGTGAAGTAAATGATTACCTTATACAAGTTGAAACAATCATCAATGAAGAATTATTAAAAGCTATTGACTAA
- the miaB gene encoding tRNA (N6-isopentenyl adenosine(37)-C2)-methylthiotransferase MiaB, with the protein MKDYSKYFKGPSLKDARSRGRTEVQHLDDAFEIPADMVGIGKGQTYYIQTYGCQANERDTETLSGILEMMGYTHTDEVKQADVVLLNTCAIRENAEEKVFGKIGYLKNIKKTRPNLIFGVCGCMAQEEVVVNKILEKFPQVDLIFGTHNIHRLPVLLKQAMLEKELVLEVWSKEGDVIENLPSHRANNYKAWVNIMYGCNKFCTYCIVPYTRGKERSRELEEIIKEVEELKNSGYKEITLLGQNVNSYGKDLNNGTDFATLLEAVAKTGIDRIRFTTSHPWDFNADMIDIIAKYDNIMPSIHLPVQSGNDDVLQLMGRRYSKESYLKLFDMIKEKIPDCTVTTDIIVGFPNETEEQFQDTLSLYNYCKYDLAYTFIYSPREGTPAAKMEDNVPLSDKEQRLYRLNELVNKYANEANQKYLGQVVKVLVEGPSKKNPDVLSGYTEHNKLINFKGDASMVGQIVDVRVTEAKTWALTGEQVESSN; encoded by the coding sequence ATGAAAGATTATAGTAAATATTTTAAAGGTCCTTCTTTGAAGGATGCACGTTCTAGAGGTCGTACTGAAGTACAACATTTAGATGATGCATTTGAGATTCCTGCGGATATGGTGGGAATTGGAAAAGGACAGACATATTATATCCAAACTTATGGATGTCAAGCGAATGAAAGAGATACTGAAACATTATCAGGTATCTTAGAAATGATGGGTTATACTCATACTGATGAAGTAAAACAGGCAGATGTTGTATTATTAAATACCTGCGCAATCAGAGAAAATGCAGAAGAAAAAGTATTTGGTAAGATTGGTTACTTGAAGAACATTAAGAAGACTAGACCAAATCTGATTTTTGGTGTATGCGGCTGTATGGCACAGGAAGAAGTAGTTGTTAATAAGATTCTAGAGAAATTCCCTCAGGTTGATCTTATTTTCGGTACACATAATATCCACCGTCTTCCAGTTTTATTAAAACAGGCAATGTTAGAAAAAGAACTTGTTCTTGAAGTCTGGTCTAAGGAAGGGGATGTTATTGAAAATCTTCCAAGTCATCGTGCCAATAACTACAAGGCATGGGTCAATATTATGTATGGATGCAATAAATTCTGTACTTATTGTATTGTTCCTTATACAAGGGGTAAGGAACGTTCTCGTGAATTAGAAGAAATTATCAAGGAAGTAGAAGAATTAAAGAATAGCGGCTATAAAGAAATTACATTACTTGGACAGAATGTTAACTCTTATGGTAAGGATTTAAATAACGGCACTGACTTTGCAACATTATTAGAAGCTGTCGCAAAGACTGGTATTGATCGTATTCGATTCACTACAAGCCATCCTTGGGACTTTAATGCGGATATGATTGATATTATCGCTAAGTATGATAATATCATGCCTTCTATCCATTTACCTGTTCAGTCAGGAAATGATGATGTTTTACAGCTGATGGGTAGACGTTATTCAAAGGAAAGCTATTTAAAACTATTTGATATGATTAAAGAAAAAATTCCGGACTGCACTGTGACAACAGATATCATTGTTGGTTTCCCAAATGAAACAGAAGAACAGTTCCAGGATACTTTATCTTTATATAACTATTGTAAGTATGATTTAGCTTATACATTTATTTATTCACCTAGAGAAGGTACTCCTGCAGCAAAGATGGAAGACAATGTCCCTCTTAGTGATAAGGAGCAGCGTTTATATCGCTTAAATGAACTTGTAAATAAATACGCAAATGAAGCCAATCAGAAATACTTAGGACAGGTTGTTAAAGTACTTGTAGAAGGTCCATCTAAGAAGAACCCGGATGTCTTATCAGGTTATACAGAACATAACAAGTTAATTAACTTTAAAGGTGATGCCTCAATGGTGGGACAGATTGTTGATGTTCGTGTGACTGAAGCAAAGACATGGGCTTTAACAGGGGAACAGGTTGAAAGCAGCAACTAA
- a CDS encoding AEC family transporter, with product MDINVIIGQMVVLFALMGLGFLLYRVNILDLNTNSKLTSLVLSVTTPCMVLNSVLCTEKYSDSKTIFTILGIAVVTYFITPFIGLLINKLLRVPSNQTGLFVFMTVFSNIGFIGYPIMKAIFGNDSVFHTSLFGMVFNIMLFTLGVYLIEIGQQGNNKLNLKNLITPGVICSFLALILYLMHIRAPKIITDFTGMVGDMTTPLAMIIIGVTLGAMNIKEVFNELRVYIYTLVKQLILPVIAYPIIAFLIKDNYLRGLTLIMLSMPVGSSAVLFTNKYGGDSELAAKTIFMTTLISVFTIPLVVYMFLI from the coding sequence ATGGATATAAATGTGATTATTGGACAGATGGTTGTTTTATTCGCCTTGATGGGGTTAGGCTTTTTATTGTATAGAGTAAATATTTTAGATTTGAATACCAATAGTAAACTCACATCTCTAGTTTTATCGGTCACAACACCGTGTATGGTGTTGAATTCTGTATTATGTACAGAAAAATATAGTGACTCTAAAACAATCTTTACTATTTTAGGTATTGCAGTTGTTACTTATTTTATTACACCTTTTATAGGATTATTAATTAATAAACTATTACGTGTACCAAGTAATCAAACAGGTTTATTTGTCTTTATGACAGTTTTTTCTAATATTGGCTTTATTGGTTATCCTATTATGAAGGCTATATTTGGAAATGATTCTGTTTTTCATACATCCTTATTTGGTATGGTTTTTAATATTATGCTTTTTACTCTAGGCGTATATTTGATTGAGATTGGCCAGCAGGGAAACAATAAACTGAATTTAAAGAACTTAATCACACCAGGCGTGATTTGTTCATTTTTAGCGCTTATTCTCTATTTGATGCATATAAGAGCACCTAAGATTATAACGGATTTTACAGGGATGGTAGGCGATATGACAACGCCTCTTGCAATGATTATTATCGGTGTCACACTTGGTGCTATGAATATTAAAGAGGTATTTAATGAATTGCGTGTTTATATATATACACTAGTCAAGCAGCTGATTTTACCAGTCATTGCCTATCCAATTATTGCATTTTTGATCAAGGACAATTATTTAAGAGGATTGACTTTGATTATGTTATCTATGCCAGTAGGTAGTTCTGCTGTCTTGTTTACTAATAAATATGGTGGAGATAGTGAATTAGCAGCTAAGACAATCTTTATGACAACGTTAATCTCTGTTTTTACTATTCCACTTGTCGTCTATATGTTTTTAATTTAA
- a CDS encoding TIGR00282 family metallophosphoesterase produces MNILFIGDIFGKTGRKMIETYLPKIVEKYSVECVIANGENTSHGKGLLQKHYDELLSHGISLITMGNHTYSKKEIFEYIDEADKLVVPLNKPKAMPGVGSRVIEVKGRKIRVTNLLGLTFMDGKPQNPFEAIEPVLEDDDSDIHIIDFHGEATSEKIAFGYYVDGRVSAVLGTHTHVPTGDEKILPNGTAFQCDVGMTGPYESVIGCEKEAIIERSVKGIMTPFRVAEDEGQLCATLLHFDGNKCKNIERIRIDPQVKFK; encoded by the coding sequence ATGAATATATTATTTATTGGTGATATTTTTGGTAAGACAGGACGTAAAATGATTGAAACGTACCTACCAAAAATTGTAGAGAAGTATAGTGTAGAATGTGTTATTGCGAATGGTGAGAATACAAGTCATGGCAAGGGATTACTACAGAAACACTATGATGAATTACTATCTCATGGCATTTCTTTGATTACAATGGGAAATCATACTTATTCTAAGAAAGAAATCTTTGAATATATAGATGAAGCAGACAAGCTGGTTGTCCCATTAAATAAGCCTAAGGCTATGCCTGGAGTAGGATCTAGAGTCATTGAAGTAAAAGGAAGGAAAATCAGGGTAACTAACTTACTTGGTCTTACATTTATGGATGGTAAACCACAGAATCCTTTTGAGGCAATTGAACCTGTTTTAGAAGATGATGACAGTGATATCCATATCATTGACTTTCATGGTGAAGCGACAAGTGAAAAGATTGCTTTTGGTTATTATGTCGATGGACGTGTCAGTGCAGTGCTTGGTACACATACCCATGTTCCTACAGGAGATGAAAAGATTCTTCCAAACGGAACAGCTTTTCAGTGTGATGTTGGCATGACAGGGCCGTATGAAAGTGTTATTGGCTGTGAAAAAGAAGCAATCATTGAACGTAGTGTAAAAGGTATCATGACACCTTTTAGAGTGGCTGAAGATGAAGGACAGCTATGTGCGACATTGCTTCATTTTGATGGTAACAAGTGTAAAAATATCGAAAGAATAAGAATTGACCCTCAGGTAAAGTTTAAGTAA